The following DNA comes from Watersipora subatra chromosome 8, tzWatSuba1.1, whole genome shotgun sequence.
CTGACAAATTCTTTGCTAATAATTAACTCTGTAAGCACTTTGTTGAAACTGGTGGATTATGTCAGAGAATCTGAATCAAGGAGAACAGACCTGTAATcatttatttcaaatacattTGACTGGTAGGTTATATGAATCAATCGTACGATTTAGTTTAACATGCAGCCAATTTTATTGTTATGAATCTCTAACAACAATAGAATGATCAGATATTAGTGATCTCAGACGTGCTGTTCGTAACTTTAATGGGTTTTAACTGTTGAACTACGTGAACCAATCATATGCTCTAAATTCATTAAGAATTTATATGTCATCATCTTTGAATTAGCTCTGAGTTTGACAGGGTTTAGATTATAGTCGATTAGTCCCACGAGTTAAAATGTGCTGAAAACACCAACTTACTTCAAGAGTCACAGACGTTGAtgtcattttataaaaattagaaACCATTAATAATTATGATGAATAAAAGCTTTAAACATGTCTGTGAACAAATGAATATACTTGTTATAGATCTATGAAAGATAGAGTACACAGTAGTAACTATGAACAGCTTACCTGTCTGAGAATAATACACTGAGTAAAATCATTAAGGCTATACATTGTCTGACGTAAAGTCTTGTCATTATGTTAGGGTACAATGGCATATCTCTCAGCCTCTCTATATATACTCCTTTGTTATGTTTCGATCTAAAAGGCTGCTACCTGCTCTGGTATTTTAAGGCTAAGTTAGTTTGTCTATAATTCAAAtgctttaataatatttaactgAAAAGCATATTAATACCTCAAAATAATCAGAATAGATTAATAATAAGACATCTAGATATCTGCTACTTCTATAACACATCCTGCAATATTTATGAGAATTTGGCAAGCCTTTTGATAATAAATAGCTATACAGCTGGTAAAATTTAACAACAGCACAATGTTTGAAGAATTTACACTagtaaaacctttttaaaaaagttgagtTTACAAGTTAACGGTTTATTTGTCGTTTATAAccaataataactttattttagtaataattatattatgatGCTGATATAACCTCCTAAATCTTTGATTATAATCTGCTACCAAAAGCTGTTAAAATGTTGCTTTTCTCAGAAGTAATTTGCGCTGTTAATAACTTTGTTTTGATCGTATATCTTCATCATAAAACCTAAATGTTTGTCACTAAAGTTTGCTACAACTTTAAACAGGTTTCATTAGCCTCTAGCAACTCTCTAGCAACTCTCTAGCAACTCTCTAGCAACTCTCTAGCAACTCTCTAGCAACTCTCTAGCAACTCTCTAGCAACTCTCTAGCAACTCTCTAGAGTATTGGTAAGTATAAACAGCATCACTTCAAAACCAGTGTTTCTTATAGAATTAAAGTTGGCTATCAGCTAAGGACGTGTGAACCTACTAAAAGTCTGAACAGATAAAGCAATTGATGTATTATTATTTCTGTGCTCATGTTTTTAAAGTTGTAAGTTAACTGTGCTAATAGTTTGTAGAAACTTAGAAATGCACCATTGAATATTGTTGCTCTAAACTTGcttgattatttaaaactatCATTTCCTTTTTGTAAATACAACTTGGTAGAACTATGAGATTTGTGTTGTAGCACATCAAATCACTTTTACTgttgttatatatactgtaaaatcaaaaattgtatTGTTTAAACTCTCgtgtgtattttattatatattttcttgtttacaaagctatagcaaaataaatttaGTACCTTTTGCTATTATTGCTTTAGACAACAGCGAATGATTGCCATTTTTCGAgcacggggggggggggggggggggtgggaGGTGGGGGGGGCAGTTAGAATGGAAGTTTCAtcaatattcaaatatattattcaAGGGTAACCTTCTATCTAACTATATCGGATGCTGTTAGTTAGCAGCAAGAAAAGgtttcttttattttaacaGTTTCTCTAAAAAGGAAAATCTAGATGTCTTGAACCAAAAGGGAGTTTGAGGAAATTGATACAGACACTGCTGTGTGCTGATAGTTAATATCTCTCAAAGCAATTATAAGTTTCCTCGCTCTTTTCTTGGCCCagaatataacaatataaaggTTTGTGTATGTTCATCAAAGCTGTACACTATTATTTACACATTGTGTGGGAAAGAAATCCTGGGCAATACCAGACTTACTGCTAGTTTCTGCTATGGTGCTAGAAAAtcagtattaaaaaccaaaaTGTGTTCTCAACTCGCATTCAAGTCTGGTGGCTACCAAGGAATGTCTTATAGctctactagtactactaaACCAAAATTTTCAGATCATAAATTAGCTTACTGGATGCTAGACCTGGGGCTGCATAATATAGTgagtaataataaattaaaggaAGGATAACTCCTGTAACACatccaataaaaatatgtgaaTAGCAGCAGGTTAAACGCTGGTACACTGTATATTTTAATGACAAATgtgttttttgaaaattattaacATTTGATCACCGTTTACAAGACAACTTCACTTAAACTTGTGTGCAAACTAACTTGACGGCTGCATATAAACTGAGAATAAACGTTGTGCGTAATGGCTGACAAGCGATGTTTTGATGAGCAAATAAGCTGTTCTTTGGCTCCACTCAAACATACTACAGGGAGCAGGTGCTACTTTTTAATATTGCCTCATCAAGATGGTAACATCACACTAATCTCAACTTACAGTCTGCGATGGCCACAATTActttactctaatatatgcaaTTGTCAAACGTATCAAGGCCATTTAATATCATATTGGAAGTTAGGGTCAAGTTGAAAAAGCACAAATTAGCAAAAGCATATCTAGTTCTAGTCTATGATTTAGAAAAAGAATGAATTCTAGCCGGTATAAAACactaacaaatattttgctctCAGAAAAGCAGACAGGAATAAAGACAGCAAGTCgctaaaaaactttgaaatgcTACAAaagaactacaataaaaaatatattattcggTTTTGGTAAGtactataatttaaaataaacacaaaacTTTGTACCAAAATTAAATGACTGACCTGAAACATCTGTCAGTAATTTTTGTAAAAGCCAACAGCAAAAATAACAGCCATAATCtaacttttttttatattatatattcaaaaCGAATAATTTATAATCTCGGGTAGTATGAAGTGCTATTAATGAATGAGATATTTCCGGCAACGGCTTGGATCATTAAACCATTGGTCAATGTGAGCTTGGGAGGGCATTGCAGGCCTCTCATTGGCCAATCTGCATAGCTCGCACCCTCCAAAGCCTCGACTAGTATCTATACTGTAGTTGTACCGCCATTCATGATATCGATTGTAAGCGGCATCGTCCTGCATAAGGCGCTTCAGGTGGGCACCCAGAGCTTTCACAGAGCTGAAGTTGCTTACGTGAACAAATGAGTTGGGAGGAGCAATGCTGGTGTAGTCTTCTATAGAGAGACCACCCATAGCAACGGGCAAGAAGTAACCTGGTGAAGCCAACCTGTCCCAAAGCTTCTCCGTAATATAATCTTTGCATAAGGAGTTTTCAAACGCGAGGTAAAATCGATAAGGTCTATTGAATCGTAATTCGCAATCGGGATTGCTTCCTTTCGAAAGTCGAGGGCATGGAGAGCGCATGAATCCATATCCCTTGCACTGAGTGCTATAGATGTCAACGTCGACATACTTCTTCAGTTCAAGCATCAGAGCCTTCCTGTCATAATTTGATGATCCACAATTAGACAAATATGCAAATGCTCCTTTGGCTTTGTTAGCAGCAAAGTTAATGTTTGGTTTCAGATCTGTTTGACGTTTTATAGACTTGCCCCAAGGATAATAAATATTTGAGTCTTTTCTATACAACATTGATGCATTGAAATGAGAATTATATTTGGCTGAAAACCTATTGAACATATATGAAGACGACTCGTAACTCATAATAACCCAGTACTGACGCTGGCGTACACTCCATGGCACACTCGGAAAgtctttaaaaaacttttcagcAAAGATAACCACAGCGGCTTCATCTACACCAATGAATTTCGTAGAGTTACGACTGATGCAGTTTTTGTACACGCAGTGCTCAAGGTCAAGGAGACCCGCCCATGGTTGGCGTTGCCACAGTTGCGTAGCGCCAAATATTATATGCTGGACATCGCTTGAATCAGCAGGAGATATTGCGGTAGTGCTGGTATAATTGTAGGAAGTGTTAGAGCTGCCCTGAACAGGGTCGACTGTATCTGGAAATTGGCTTGGAATATCATCAAGAAATCGCGGAGTAGAGATGAAGATTCGAAAAGGAAGGGGAGAAACATCGAGGTGGTAGAGCCATGAACATGATAATCCAACAGCAATCAGTATAAAGGCTAACACATAGTTCCTGTTCAACATGCCTGTCAAACATCTGTCCTGCAATAAGAAGGCAACATTCATCTGGAGTGAACACCCACACATTTATTTTTCATTGACTTACAAACATGAGACATTAAAATTACACACTCATAAATGTGCAGTTTAAGATCGACAACCATAATTACGTTGCATGCTACATTGGTTCAACGACGATAAACGCAACACTATGCTAGCATGTTAAAACCAATAAACTGAATGTTACATTGAATTATTACCAAAACAAATGCtgaataccctacaggatgaaaatatttgcggAGTTAAGTTTCGCGCAAATTGTCTTTTTCATGCATACTCGCGGACTGAATTATTCGCG
Coding sequences within:
- the LOC137401633 gene encoding alpha-(1,3)-fucosyltransferase C-like, which codes for MLNRNYVLAFILIAVGLSCSWLYHLDVSPLPFRIFISTPRFLDDIPSQFPDTVDPVQGSSNTSYNYTSTTAISPADSSDVQHIIFGATQLWQRQPWAGLLDLEHCVYKNCISRNSTKFIGVDEAAVVIFAEKFFKDFPSVPWSVRQRQYWVIMSYESSSYMFNRFSAKYNSHFNASMLYRKDSNIYYPWGKSIKRQTDLKPNINFAANKAKGAFAYLSNCGSSNYDRKALMLELKKYVDVDIYSTQCKGYGFMRSPCPRLSKGSNPDCELRFNRPYRFYLAFENSLCKDYITEKLWDRLASPGYFLPVAMGGLSIEDYTSIAPPNSFVHVSNFSSVKALGAHLKRLMQDDAAYNRYHEWRYNYSIDTSRGFGGCELCRLANERPAMPSQAHIDQWFNDPSRCRKYLIH